Proteins encoded in a region of the uncultured Erythrobacter sp. genome:
- a CDS encoding DUF1013 domain-containing protein, whose product MAQPTPLMPHATATWLVDHTGLSFEQIAEFCGLHILEVQAMADDLAGSKYTGRDPVHAGELTLAEIELGQADATYSLKMHKAPVEVTRTKGPRYTPVSKRQDKPDGIAWILRNHPEVSDAQISKLIGTTRNTIGAIKERSHWNIQNIQPKDPVTLGLCSQRELDAVVAKAAKRAGIVEEAAPVDADARSDKDKLIEELQAEREANVKAAAEAAQEAEAEAWLAAKRAAEEAGEDAAPAAPDAFQTPETAPTDDETPSE is encoded by the coding sequence ATGGCCCAGCCGACACCGCTGATGCCGCACGCCACCGCCACTTGGCTGGTCGACCACACCGGTCTGTCGTTCGAACAGATTGCCGAGTTCTGCGGACTGCATATCCTCGAAGTTCAGGCGATGGCTGACGATCTTGCTGGCAGCAAGTACACTGGGCGCGATCCTGTTCACGCCGGCGAACTGACCCTGGCTGAGATCGAACTGGGTCAGGCAGACGCGACTTATTCGCTCAAGATGCACAAGGCCCCTGTCGAAGTGACGCGCACCAAAGGTCCGCGTTACACGCCGGTGTCGAAGCGTCAGGACAAGCCTGATGGTATTGCGTGGATCCTGCGCAATCACCCGGAAGTGTCCGATGCGCAGATTTCCAAGCTGATCGGCACCACCCGCAACACGATCGGCGCGATCAAAGAGCGTTCGCACTGGAACATCCAGAACATCCAGCCGAAGGATCCGGTGACCCTGGGCCTGTGCTCGCAGCGTGAACTTGATGCGGTCGTGGCCAAGGCTGCCAAGCGCGCCGGAATCGTTGAAGAAGCGGCTCCCGTCGATGCCGATGCTCGTTCAGATAAGGACAAGCTGATCGAAGAGCTGCAGGCCGAGCGCGAAGCCAACGTCAAAGCTGCAGCCGAAGCCGCGCAGGAAGCCGAAGCCGAAGCATGGCTCGCGGCGAAGCGCGCAGCCGAAGAAGCTGGCGAAGATGCGGCACCAGCCGCACCTGACGCCTTTCAGACGCCCGAAACAGCGCCGACGGACGACGAAACGCCGTCCGAATAA
- a CDS encoding glycosyltransferase family 1 protein encodes MAIVTDAWHPQTNGVVRTLTTTCDMLRDWGHEVTVISPEQYRSFPAPTYPEIRLALTWPGAVGRELARVAPDAVHIATEGPLGFAARRYCVNRKVPFTTAYHTQFPDYISRRTGLSTKVFWPYIRWFHGPAQRIMVATETIRKQLREQGLTKLHHWSRGVDLSCFSPSAPPPPEFADLAGPILLYVGRVAVEKNIEAFLRCDHPGTKVVVGDGPALSSLKSKFPDALFMGKRTGTELAGFYAGADVFVFPSKTDTFGLVMIESLACGTPVAAYPVAGPIDILTQQVGVMADDLAGAIDGALTRDRAQCAAFGADYSWESATRQFLSGLVALEEEECVSLRTAPAI; translated from the coding sequence ATCGCTATCGTCACCGATGCCTGGCACCCGCAGACGAACGGAGTGGTGCGGACGCTGACGACCACTTGTGACATGCTGCGCGACTGGGGGCACGAGGTCACGGTGATCTCGCCCGAACAATACCGGTCTTTTCCTGCGCCGACCTATCCCGAGATTCGGCTGGCCTTGACCTGGCCCGGCGCGGTGGGACGCGAACTCGCGCGGGTTGCCCCGGACGCAGTTCATATTGCCACCGAAGGTCCGCTGGGCTTTGCAGCGCGGCGCTATTGCGTGAACCGCAAAGTCCCCTTCACGACTGCCTACCACACGCAGTTCCCGGACTACATTTCGCGGCGCACTGGCCTCTCCACCAAAGTGTTCTGGCCCTATATTCGCTGGTTTCACGGCCCGGCGCAGCGGATCATGGTCGCGACCGAAACGATCCGGAAACAGCTTCGCGAACAGGGCCTGACCAAGCTGCATCATTGGAGTCGGGGCGTCGATCTATCGTGCTTTTCGCCTTCCGCTCCTCCTCCACCGGAATTCGCCGATCTTGCTGGCCCGATCCTGCTTTATGTCGGTCGGGTCGCGGTGGAGAAGAATATCGAGGCGTTCCTCAGGTGCGATCACCCCGGAACGAAAGTGGTGGTGGGCGACGGACCTGCGCTGTCTTCGCTCAAATCCAAATTTCCGGATGCGCTGTTCATGGGCAAGCGCACAGGCACTGAACTCGCCGGGTTCTATGCCGGAGCAGACGTGTTCGTCTTTCCGAGCAAGACCGACACATTCGGCCTCGTCATGATCGAATCGCTCGCTTGCGGCACCCCCGTCGCTGCTTACCCGGTAGCCGGTCCCATCGATATCCTGACTCAGCAAGTCGGCGTCATGGCTGACGATCTGGCAGGTGCAATCGATGGAGCACTCACCCGCGACCGCGCCCAATGCGCAGCTTTCGGTGCCGACTATAGCTGGGAATCCGCGACCCGGCAGTTTCTGAGCGGACTGGTAGCGCTGGAGGAAGAGGAATGCGTTTCGCTGCGGACGGCGCCGGCGATCTAG
- a CDS encoding UDP-2,3-diacylglucosamine diphosphatase, protein MLSDPRNAAGSDDELCGAVASLPLAELNIPEPERPEKGGPDRRKYRTIWISDVHLGTKGCNAEMLIDFLDHTDSETMYLVGDIIDGWRLKKKFYWPSTHNDIVWRIMKRAKRGTKIVYIPGNHDEMFRQFTGLNFGGVEIRRAAFHDTADGRRLMVLHGDEFDAVMLSQRWLAFVGDWAYVTAMQLNVLVNAVRKAMGKPYWSLSKAAKHKVKNAVEFIGKYEEVVAKSAGERGVDGVVCGHIHTAEFRTFEFGGKPVEYWNDGDWVEGCNALVEHHDGSMEILNWPDEIKRREARESARVTMVDRAKEAA, encoded by the coding sequence ATGCTGTCCGACCCACGCAACGCTGCCGGATCTGACGATGAGCTGTGCGGCGCGGTGGCAAGTCTTCCTCTGGCCGAGCTCAACATTCCCGAGCCCGAAAGGCCCGAAAAGGGCGGGCCGGATCGGCGCAAATACCGCACGATCTGGATTAGTGATGTCCACCTCGGCACAAAAGGCTGCAACGCCGAGATGTTGATCGATTTCCTCGACCACACCGACAGCGAGACGATGTATCTGGTCGGCGACATCATCGACGGTTGGCGGCTCAAGAAGAAGTTCTACTGGCCATCGACCCACAACGACATCGTCTGGCGGATTATGAAACGCGCTAAGCGCGGGACGAAGATCGTCTATATTCCCGGCAATCATGACGAAATGTTCCGCCAGTTCACAGGTCTCAATTTCGGCGGGGTCGAGATCCGCCGCGCCGCCTTTCACGACACCGCCGACGGTCGCCGGCTGATGGTGCTGCACGGCGATGAGTTCGACGCGGTTATGCTGTCGCAGCGCTGGCTCGCCTTCGTGGGCGACTGGGCTTACGTCACCGCGATGCAGCTCAATGTGTTGGTGAACGCGGTGCGCAAGGCGATGGGCAAACCCTATTGGTCGCTGTCGAAAGCAGCCAAGCACAAGGTCAAAAACGCGGTGGAGTTCATCGGGAAATATGAGGAGGTTGTTGCCAAATCTGCGGGCGAGCGCGGGGTCGATGGTGTGGTCTGCGGCCACATCCACACAGCCGAGTTTCGCACCTTCGAATTTGGAGGAAAACCGGTTGAATACTGGAACGATGGCGACTGGGTCGAAGGTTGCAATGCTCTGGTTGAGCACCATGATGGAAGCATGGAAATCCTCAATTGGCCCGATGAGATCAAGCGCCGTGAGGCTCGCGAAAGTGCCCGGGTAACAATGGTGGACCGGGCCAAGGAGGCCGCGTGA
- a CDS encoding glutathione S-transferase family protein, producing the protein MAEALLLHEDPRSGNCYKIKLTAALLGFPLEAYQYDILKGETRTPEFLESINAHGRIPVLQIGERFLPESNAACWFLAEGSPLIPEDQFDRAQMLRWMFFEQYSHEPNIATLRFWCKFVGLNNLSEQQRDQMTAKRIAGQDALSTMNGHLEGRDWFVGSAATLADVVLFAYTQVAEEGGFDLSAYPAVQAWLKRVPTLPKYIAMQ; encoded by the coding sequence GTGGCTGAGGCGCTGCTCCTCCACGAAGACCCTCGCAGCGGCAATTGTTACAAGATCAAACTGACCGCTGCGTTGCTCGGGTTTCCGCTCGAAGCATATCAGTATGATATCCTGAAGGGCGAGACGCGGACGCCCGAATTTCTCGAGAGTATCAACGCTCATGGTCGCATTCCGGTACTCCAGATTGGCGAGCGGTTTCTTCCTGAGAGCAACGCGGCGTGCTGGTTTCTCGCCGAAGGGTCGCCTCTGATACCGGAAGACCAGTTCGACCGCGCGCAAATGCTGCGCTGGATGTTCTTCGAACAGTATAGCCATGAACCGAACATCGCGACTTTGCGATTCTGGTGCAAATTTGTCGGGCTCAACAATCTGAGCGAGCAGCAGCGCGATCAGATGACGGCCAAGCGGATCGCGGGTCAGGACGCGCTTTCCACAATGAACGGACATCTCGAAGGTCGCGATTGGTTTGTGGGATCGGCTGCTACACTCGCCGATGTTGTACTGTTCGCCTACACGCAGGTGGCGGAAGAGGGTGGTTTCGACCTCTCAGCCTATCCCGCCGTTCAGGCCTGGCTGAAGCGGGTCCCAACCTTGCCCAAATACATTGCGATGCAATGA
- a CDS encoding NAD(P)H-quinone oxidoreductase gives MTETVIPDVMNAIGFAAPGGPEVLALEQAAVPQPGAQDVLIKVAYAGVNRPDCIQRAGHYPAPPGASPILGLEVAGEVIAAGAEVPREMIGARVAALTPGGGYAEYCTAPWQHCLPVPDEMDLKIAAALPETLFTVWHNVFERGMARDGERLLVHGGTSGIGTMAIMLARAFDIEVIVTCGDEAKCEAARQIGADLAINYREQDFVAAVKEHTGGEGVNIVLDMVSGDYVPRNLQCLAEDGRHVTIAVLGGAKAELFIPMVMMRRLTLTGSTLRPRSDAFKAALADEIAANAWPLFTTEELAPVMDQTLPLAEAAAAHARMEAGEHIGKIVLEVTGG, from the coding sequence ATGACCGAGACTGTCATTCCTGATGTAATGAACGCGATTGGCTTTGCCGCGCCGGGCGGACCGGAAGTGCTTGCGCTGGAGCAGGCGGCGGTGCCGCAACCCGGCGCGCAAGATGTACTGATCAAGGTGGCCTATGCCGGTGTGAACCGCCCGGACTGCATTCAGCGCGCGGGGCACTATCCGGCCCCTCCCGGCGCTTCACCTATTCTGGGACTTGAGGTTGCTGGTGAAGTGATTGCTGCCGGGGCCGAGGTCCCGCGCGAGATGATCGGGGCAAGGGTCGCAGCTTTGACGCCGGGCGGAGGCTATGCCGAATATTGCACCGCGCCGTGGCAGCATTGCCTACCTGTGCCTGATGAAATGGATTTGAAGATCGCGGCAGCGCTGCCCGAGACCCTCTTCACCGTGTGGCACAACGTGTTCGAGCGCGGCATGGCGCGCGATGGTGAGCGGTTGCTCGTCCATGGCGGCACCAGCGGGATCGGTACGATGGCGATCATGCTCGCGAGAGCGTTCGACATCGAAGTGATCGTGACCTGTGGTGACGAAGCCAAGTGCGAAGCAGCGCGGCAGATCGGCGCGGACCTGGCGATCAATTACCGCGAGCAGGACTTTGTCGCGGCGGTGAAGGAGCACACGGGCGGTGAGGGTGTGAACATCGTGCTCGACATGGTGTCGGGCGATTATGTGCCGCGCAATCTCCAATGCCTCGCCGAAGACGGTCGCCATGTGACTATCGCGGTGCTCGGCGGGGCGAAGGCCGAGCTGTTCATTCCGATGGTGATGATGCGGCGGCTGACTCTGACGGGATCGACCCTGCGCCCGCGTTCCGATGCGTTCAAGGCGGCGCTGGCGGATGAGATTGCCGCAAATGCCTGGCCGTTGTTCACGACCGAGGAGCTTGCTCCGGTGATGGATCAGACCTTGCCGCTAGCCGAAGCCGCCGCAGCGCATGCGCGGATGGAAGCGGGCGAGCATATCGGGAAGATTGTGCTGGAAGTCACCGGTGGCTGA
- a CDS encoding DUF1192 domain-containing protein, with translation MDDIDLPRPKGDAASKLATEDLSPYSQDELTERIALLETEIARVKAHRDKASAHRAAADALFGKSSQ, from the coding sequence ATGGATGACATTGATCTTCCCCGCCCCAAGGGAGACGCCGCGAGCAAGCTCGCGACTGAAGATCTTTCGCCATATTCCCAAGACGAGCTGACCGAGCGTATCGCGTTGCTCGAAACGGAGATCGCCCGGGTCAAGGCGCACCGCGACAAGGCCTCAGCCCACCGCGCCGCTGCCGATGCGCTGTTTGGGAAGTCCTCTCAGTGA
- the clpA gene encoding ATP-dependent Clp protease ATP-binding subunit ClpA, with protein MPSFAQNLERTLHNALANASERRHEYATLEHLLLALIDDEDGAQVMAACGVDLAELGEVVKQYLDQEYQSLKTEDDADPQPTAGFQRVIQRAILHVQSSGKDTVTGANVLVALFSERDSYAVYFLQQQDMSRLDAVSYISHGIGKGGRQLESKNPEGSDEGAPGDPEQTKEGGNKKETALDQFTVNLNAKAEAGKVDPLIGRGPEVDRTIQILCRRSKNNPLYVGDPGVGKTAIAEGLARKIVEGDVPEVLAPAVIYSLDMGALLAGTRYRGDFEERLKQVVAELEGMPDAILFIDEIHTVIGAGATSGGAMDASNLLKPALSGGTIRCVGSTTYKEFRNHFEKDRALLRRFQKIDVNEPTIEDTIKILKGLRTAFEEHHNVKYTPDALKTAVELSARYINDRKLPDKAIDVIDEVGAMQMLVPPSRRKKKITAKEIEQVIATMARIPPKSVSKDDKKALENLDRDLKHVVFGQDEAITRLATAMKLSRAGLRDPDKPIGSFLFSGPTGVGKTEVARQLASIMGIELKRFDMSEYMERHSVSRLIGAPPGYVGYDQGGLLTDAVDQNPHCVLLLDEIEKAHPDLFNILLQVMDNGRLTDHHGKTVDFRNVVLIMTTNAGAAAMATQGIGFGDVSKEDAGSEAVKKMFTPEFRNRLDAIVPFAYLGKSTVARVVDKFILELELQLAEQNVHIQFDGDAREWLANKGYDKLYGARPMGRLIQDKIKQPLAEELLFGKLADGGEVHVSIKDGKPSFELTPAPPKTKPKRKPPAKKKPAAKKAPPAKDGDAKPEASGSNGKSDGSEG; from the coding sequence ATGCCCAGTTTTGCCCAGAATCTCGAAAGAACCCTGCACAACGCGCTCGCCAATGCGTCGGAGCGTCGTCACGAATATGCGACATTGGAGCACCTGCTGCTCGCGCTGATCGATGACGAAGACGGCGCGCAGGTGATGGCGGCATGCGGGGTCGACCTTGCCGAGCTTGGCGAGGTGGTGAAGCAATATCTCGATCAGGAATATCAGTCGCTCAAAACCGAAGACGACGCCGATCCTCAGCCAACCGCCGGTTTCCAGCGGGTGATTCAGCGCGCGATCCTGCACGTACAGTCCTCGGGCAAGGACACGGTGACGGGCGCAAACGTGTTGGTGGCGCTGTTTTCCGAGCGCGATTCCTATGCGGTCTATTTCCTGCAGCAGCAGGATATGAGCCGGTTGGATGCGGTGAGTTACATCAGCCACGGCATCGGCAAAGGCGGTCGCCAGCTCGAATCGAAGAATCCCGAAGGCTCCGACGAAGGCGCGCCGGGCGATCCCGAGCAAACTAAAGAAGGCGGCAACAAGAAAGAGACCGCGCTCGATCAGTTTACGGTCAACCTCAACGCCAAGGCCGAAGCCGGCAAGGTCGATCCGCTGATCGGTCGCGGCCCCGAGGTTGATCGGACGATCCAGATCCTGTGCCGCCGCTCAAAGAACAACCCGCTCTATGTCGGCGACCCCGGCGTCGGGAAGACAGCGATTGCCGAAGGGCTCGCGCGCAAGATCGTCGAAGGCGATGTGCCCGAAGTGCTCGCCCCTGCAGTGATCTACTCGCTCGATATGGGCGCGCTGCTCGCGGGCACCCGCTATCGTGGTGACTTTGAAGAGCGCTTGAAGCAGGTCGTGGCCGAGCTGGAAGGCATGCCCGACGCGATCCTGTTCATCGACGAAATTCACACCGTGATCGGTGCCGGTGCGACCAGCGGCGGGGCGATGGACGCTTCCAACCTGCTCAAGCCTGCGCTTTCAGGTGGGACGATCCGCTGCGTCGGTTCGACCACTTACAAGGAATTCCGCAATCACTTCGAAAAGGACCGCGCATTGCTGCGCCGGTTCCAGAAGATCGACGTGAACGAGCCGACCATCGAGGACACGATCAAGATCCTCAAAGGTCTGCGCACGGCATTCGAAGAGCACCACAACGTCAAGTACACGCCCGACGCGCTCAAAACCGCTGTCGAGCTGTCGGCGCGCTACATCAATGACCGCAAGCTGCCCGACAAGGCAATCGACGTGATCGACGAAGTTGGCGCGATGCAGATGCTGGTTCCGCCCAGCCGCCGCAAGAAGAAGATCACCGCCAAGGAAATCGAGCAGGTCATCGCGACTATGGCGCGCATCCCGCCGAAATCGGTCAGCAAGGACGACAAGAAAGCGCTCGAAAACCTCGATCGCGATCTGAAGCATGTCGTGTTCGGCCAGGACGAGGCGATCACCCGCCTGGCCACTGCGATGAAGCTGAGCCGCGCCGGCCTGCGCGATCCGGACAAGCCGATTGGCTCGTTCCTGTTCAGCGGCCCGACCGGCGTCGGCAAGACCGAAGTCGCGCGTCAGCTCGCTTCGATCATGGGGATCGAACTCAAGCGGTTCGATATGTCCGAATATATGGAACGCCACAGCGTCTCGCGCTTGATCGGCGCGCCTCCGGGCTATGTCGGATACGATCAGGGTGGCTTGCTGACTGACGCTGTCGACCAGAACCCGCATTGCGTACTGCTGCTCGACGAGATCGAAAAGGCGCACCCGGATCTGTTCAACATCCTGTTGCAGGTGATGGATAATGGCCGGCTGACCGACCACCACGGCAAGACGGTCGATTTCCGCAATGTCGTGCTGATCATGACGACCAATGCCGGTGCCGCCGCGATGGCAACCCAAGGCATCGGTTTCGGCGACGTGTCGAAGGAAGATGCAGGCTCCGAAGCGGTGAAGAAGATGTTCACCCCGGAATTCCGCAACCGCTTGGATGCGATTGTGCCATTCGCCTATCTCGGCAAGAGCACCGTCGCCCGCGTGGTCGACAAGTTCATCCTCGAGCTTGAATTGCAGCTGGCCGAGCAGAACGTCCACATCCAGTTCGATGGCGATGCGCGCGAATGGCTCGCGAACAAGGGCTACGACAAGCTCTATGGCGCGCGTCCGATGGGCCGCCTGATTCAGGATAAGATCAAGCAGCCGCTCGCGGAAGAATTGCTGTTCGGCAAGCTCGCCGATGGCGGCGAGGTGCATGTCAGCATCAAGGACGGCAAACCAAGCTTCGAACTCACACCCGCTCCGCCGAAAACAAAGCCAAAGCGCAAGCCACCGGCAAAAAAGAAGCCGGCAGCAAAGAAAGCGCCGCCAGCGAAAGACGGAGACGCTAAGCCCGAAGCTTCTGGTAGCAATGGCAAATCGGACGGCAGCGAAGGCTGA
- a CDS encoding ADP-ribosylglycohydrolase family protein — protein sequence MALSSAAHDRALGAFIGLAAGDALGTTLEFRTRDSYAPLTDMVGGGPFELEPGVWTDDTSMALALAESLAANDGLNARDLASRFVNWWRWGVYSPTGDCFDIGITTQTALAHFESTGDPFAGSTDPMSAGNGSLMRLSPVVLWGIGRPQDEMRQAARDQGRVTHAAETCLEACEAFSLILAEAIRTGEFEQALAAGQECATSAPIAEILSGGWRDKARDEISSSGYVAHSLEAALWSVANTDSFSEAVLLAANLGDDADTTAAITGQLAGALYGMSAIPADWLEKLAWRDELIDLGERLIREA from the coding sequence ATGGCACTAAGCTCCGCTGCGCATGACCGCGCGCTTGGCGCATTCATCGGCCTCGCTGCCGGTGATGCGCTGGGCACGACGCTCGAATTTCGGACGCGTGACAGCTACGCGCCGCTGACCGATATGGTTGGCGGCGGCCCGTTTGAGCTGGAGCCGGGGGTTTGGACTGACGACACCTCCATGGCTCTGGCTTTGGCTGAAAGTCTCGCCGCGAATGACGGCCTGAATGCGCGAGATTTGGCCAGCCGCTTTGTGAATTGGTGGCGATGGGGTGTGTACAGCCCGACGGGCGACTGCTTTGATATTGGCATAACGACGCAAACCGCGCTGGCTCATTTCGAGAGCACTGGCGATCCGTTCGCCGGGTCAACCGACCCTATGAGCGCAGGCAATGGCTCGTTGATGCGCCTGTCACCAGTCGTGCTTTGGGGAATTGGACGACCGCAAGACGAAATGCGGCAGGCGGCGCGGGATCAAGGCCGCGTGACCCATGCCGCAGAGACTTGTCTTGAGGCCTGCGAGGCATTCTCGCTCATCCTGGCAGAAGCCATTCGGACCGGAGAATTTGAACAGGCACTGGCGGCGGGTCAGGAATGTGCAACCTCAGCTCCGATTGCGGAAATCCTTAGTGGTGGCTGGCGCGATAAGGCCCGCGATGAGATTTCCAGTTCCGGCTATGTGGCGCACAGTCTTGAGGCTGCTCTTTGGAGCGTCGCCAACACTGACAGCTTTTCTGAAGCAGTGCTGCTCGCCGCCAATCTTGGTGATGACGCCGATACGACCGCTGCGATCACGGGACAGCTCGCCGGAGCGTTGTACGGCATGTCGGCGATCCCTGCGGACTGGCTGGAAAAGCTCGCGTGGCGCGACGAGTTGATTGATCTTGGCGAGAGATTGATCCGCGAAGCCTGA
- a CDS encoding S9 family peptidase, whose product MFARYFSLAAGAMVLASPLAADEHTDNSDTTAPSPYFEGKDLFGLSVAADPQINPDGTKIAYVRRTNDIMTDSAVTSIWLIDVEGGEETPLVTGEGAHFAPRWSPDGSRIAYISTESGGGPELHVRWMESGASANITALPESPGGISWSPDGSQIAYTARVPAKPVSLGSAPPKPEGAEWKAPPTITDKVTYRIDGAGYLKPGFTQIFVVAATGGAPRQLTSGDRNHSGSLEWTPDGSRILISGNRDEDWELAGIDSEIYAIDLAAGSITALTDRDGPDFSPQVSPDGRRIAYLGVDDEGKAYHQSELYLMDSDGSNKRRIAESFDRDFESIEWSDAGLFAGYQDDGVYRVARVSTSGSVDPLSARIVTPGYSRPYAGGNWSVSDGGALAFTSGSAVRPADVSVLRGRQSRRLTALNDLKLSGKRLGETREISVTAPDGTNIPSWILLPPDYQPGTRVPVILEIHGGPFAAYGAHFASDYQLYASKGYAVLFTNPGGSTGYGAEFAARIDGNYPISNHAELMAAVDAAVAEGYADPDNLFVTGGSGGGILTAWMVGKTDRFAAAASNKPVINWTTMALMSDGYPFFGRYWMKGKPWEKPEEYWDRSPLKAVPNITTPTLVLVAAEDYRTPRGEAEQFYGALKLQGVDTALLVTPGGSHGDLTMSPSQLAAKTDAVTAWFDKYRTDKAAE is encoded by the coding sequence ATGTTTGCACGCTACTTTTCCCTCGCAGCCGGAGCGATGGTGCTCGCCAGCCCGCTTGCGGCTGACGAGCACACCGACAATTCCGATACCACTGCACCCAGCCCCTATTTCGAGGGCAAGGACCTGTTCGGCCTGAGCGTCGCCGCCGATCCGCAGATCAACCCGGATGGGACCAAGATCGCCTATGTCCGGCGCACCAACGACATCATGACCGATAGCGCCGTCACCTCGATCTGGCTGATCGATGTGGAGGGCGGTGAGGAAACTCCTCTGGTCACGGGCGAAGGCGCGCATTTTGCGCCGCGCTGGTCGCCCGATGGATCGCGGATCGCCTATATCTCCACCGAAAGCGGCGGCGGGCCGGAATTGCATGTGCGCTGGATGGAAAGCGGCGCGAGCGCCAACATCACGGCTTTGCCCGAAAGCCCAGGCGGCATCAGCTGGTCGCCCGATGGGTCGCAAATCGCCTACACCGCGCGCGTCCCCGCCAAACCGGTCAGCCTTGGCAGCGCCCCGCCCAAACCCGAAGGCGCGGAATGGAAAGCGCCGCCTACGATTACCGACAAGGTCACTTACCGGATCGACGGCGCGGGCTATCTGAAGCCGGGCTTCACCCAGATTTTCGTCGTTGCGGCCACTGGCGGTGCACCGCGCCAGCTGACGTCCGGCGATCGCAACCATTCCGGCTCACTTGAATGGACACCTGATGGTAGCCGTATCCTGATCAGCGGCAATCGCGATGAGGATTGGGAACTCGCCGGGATCGATAGTGAGATTTACGCGATCGATCTGGCTGCGGGTTCGATCACCGCACTGACCGACCGCGACGGACCCGATTTCAGCCCGCAAGTCAGCCCTGATGGGCGGCGCATCGCCTATCTCGGCGTCGATGATGAAGGCAAAGCCTACCACCAATCAGAACTTTACCTGATGGACTCCGATGGATCGAACAAACGCCGCATTGCGGAGTCGTTTGATCGCGATTTCGAGAGCATCGAATGGAGCGACGCCGGACTATTCGCCGGCTATCAGGATGACGGCGTTTACCGCGTCGCGCGCGTTTCCACCTCGGGCAGCGTCGATCCACTTTCCGCGCGGATCGTAACCCCAGGCTATTCGCGCCCTTATGCCGGCGGCAATTGGAGTGTTTCGGATGGCGGCGCGCTCGCCTTCACCAGCGGCAGCGCGGTCCGCCCTGCGGATGTCTCGGTCTTGCGGGGTAGGCAATCGCGCAGGCTCACGGCGCTCAACGACCTGAAACTGTCAGGCAAGCGCCTCGGCGAAACCCGCGAAATCTCGGTAACTGCACCCGATGGAACAAACATTCCTAGCTGGATCCTGCTGCCGCCTGATTACCAGCCGGGCACGCGCGTCCCGGTGATCCTAGAAATCCATGGCGGGCCGTTTGCGGCCTATGGCGCGCATTTCGCCAGCGATTATCAGCTCTATGCGAGCAAGGGCTACGCCGTGCTGTTCACCAATCCGGGAGGATCAACCGGATATGGGGCTGAATTCGCGGCGCGGATTGATGGAAACTACCCGATCTCCAACCATGCCGAGCTGATGGCGGCCGTCGATGCAGCTGTCGCAGAAGGCTATGCCGATCCTGACAATCTGTTTGTCACCGGCGGGTCGGGCGGCGGCATCCTGACCGCGTGGATGGTCGGCAAGACCGACCGGTTCGCAGCGGCAGCCTCCAACAAGCCGGTGATCAACTGGACGACAATGGCGCTGATGAGCGACGGCTATCCATTCTTCGGTCGCTACTGGATGAAGGGCAAGCCGTGGGAGAAGCCCGAGGAATACTGGGATCGCTCGCCGCTGAAAGCTGTGCCGAATATCACAACCCCGACGCTGGTTCTGGTCGCAGCGGAAGATTACCGGACGCCGCGCGGCGAAGCCGAGCAATTCTATGGCGCGCTCAAACTACAGGGTGTCGACACCGCGCTGCTGGTTACGCCCGGTGGCAGCCACGGCGACCTGACCATGTCGCCCAGCCAGCTCGCGGCCAAGACCGATGCCGTCACCGCTTGGTTCGACAAGTACCGGACCGACAAAGCGGCGGAATAA